A genome region from Nicotiana tabacum cultivar K326 chromosome 13, ASM71507v2, whole genome shotgun sequence includes the following:
- the LOC107761844 gene encoding uncharacterized protein LOC107761844 — protein MDIGILIKSKKRFVRGQPRIGWGALTKYTALELEGKLATIGSWKSDGDANGMWTTTADCIREAAREVLGVSKGYLGGHRGNWWWNDVVQSKVEAKKAAFLKLVKSTGEEQRRANKERYKEARREAKVAVMKAKTAAFGRQKDIRKLGGRRK, from the coding sequence ATGGACATCGGTATCTTGATAAAGAGTAAGAAAAGGTTTGTACGGGGTCAACCGAGGATCGGgtggggagccttgactaagTATACTGCGCTGGAGTTGGAGGGGAAGTTGGCGACGATAGGATCCTGGAAGAGTGATGGAGATGCTAACGGTATGTGGACGACGACGGCGGATTGTATAAGggaggcggcgagagaggtgttaggggtctcgaaggGATACTTAGGTGGGCACCGAGGtaattggtggtggaatgacgTGGTCCAgagtaaagtggaagcgaagaaagCGGCTTTCCTTAAGTTAGTGAAGAGCACCGGCGAGGAGCAGAGGAGAGCGAACAAAGAAAGATATAAGGAAGCTAGGAGGGAGGCGAAAGTAGCGGTCATGAAGGCTAAGACGGCTGCGTTTGGGCGACAGAAAGATATAAGGAAGCTAGGAGGGAGGCGAAAGTAG